The sequence below is a genomic window from Flavobacterium lipolyticum.
TCCCCAAGTACACTGCATTTATGGATAATTTTAAAGAGATCAAAAAGACCTCTAAATCAAAAAAGAAAAAAGATTCAAAAGATAGAGATTCAAAAGAAGTAAAAGAAGACTCTGAAACGATCAAAACTCAGGATTAGTTTTTTTCAACCTCACCTCAAAATACAAATACCACCATGGCAAAAAAACTTTTTTTTTACCTGATCTTAGCAATTATTATTACTTCTTGCTCTACAAATCCATATAAAAACACTGAAAAAGTTTACGATCAGCAGCTTAAAACTTTAGAAGGCCAAATTACCAGTAAAGAAGCTCAGCCAATTCCTGTAGTACCACGTATCGTTATTGATACGACTTATGCACAGCAGCTTGGCATTATAAAAGATACTTTATCAAAAACCGGCTCTACTTCTTTATTAAACGGCATACAGACAGAATGGATCGGAACAGTAAACTTTAACTTAAGAAAACCAAGTTTTATTATTATTCACCATACGGCTCAGGATTCACTTCAACAGACGATTAATACTTTTACCAAAACAAGAACTCAGGTGAGTGCTCACTACATCATATCTGAAAACGGAAAAGTAGTTCAAATGCTGAACGATTACTTGAGAGCATGGCATGCAGGAGCATCTACCTGGGGGAAAAATACAGATTTAAATTCTTCTTCTATCGGAATAGAGCTTGACAACAACGGTTTTAAACCTTTTACCGAGGCTCAGATCAGCAGTTTAGTGGCGCTATTAACGAAACTAAAGAAAGATTACAATATTCCAACTCAAAACATATTAGGACATTCTGATATTGCTCCGGGAAGGAAACAGGACCCAAGTGCCTTATTCCCTTGGAAAACTCTGGCCGAGAAAGGATTTGGAATCTGGTCAGACGAAATTCTCGAGGAAGCTCCTTTTGATTTTAAGATTGAACAGGCGCTAAGGATTATTGGATACAATACCAAGAATCTTTCAGCAGCTATTATGGCATTCAAATTACATTACATTCAAACTGATGTAACACCAACTTTGGATCGAAAAACAATAGATACCATTTATTCGATTTATAAAAAACAGCTTCAGTAATTTACACCTGAAGGTTAACCGCAATGAACGCTAAGATTTAAGGCAAGATTCGTAAAGTTTTTTCTCATTTTATGTCATTTCGACCGAAGGAAGAAATCGCACGCGGGATTCGACAAAGATTGGCAACATTCTGTGTCGAGTTTCTAATGCGATTTCTCCCTTCGGTCGAAATGACAAGCTTTTTGGTTATTTAATCTCAAAAGTATAAGCAAAACTCACACACAGAAAGCTTACCCATAACTCACATCTCCTCTAAAAAAATAAAAAAGCTGCCAAAACACAAGTATGTTTCGACAGCTCCAAAAAAAAAAAAAAAATATCAATCTTTATCTCTAGAAAGAGTATGTTGTAGCTATCAATCCGTAGAATGATCCTCCGGTTGGGGCAGCATCTTTATCTAAAAAAATATCCTCAGAGGCAGCGTCGTATCTTAACTCCGGAATAATAGTCAATTTCCCTACTTTATAATTCAAAGAAACGGTGTTTGCAAAAACATTTGATCCTGTTAATGTTCCTAAACTTGCCGCTGCTTTTTTTGCATCGAAATACTCCATTCTATAGGCCAGACTCAAATTTGGTTTGAAAGTATAATTGGCATACCCTACCAAAGCAAACCAATCACCATCGAGCGCACTGTCAATATCATTATTCGTTTTAGCGTACGTGGCATTAAACCCTAAAGAAAAGACATCCGTTATTGTTTTAGACGCTACAAAATCAATCTGTGTTTTATTTTCATCAGAAACCGGATTAGTACTTCCCGAAGTAAAATTCAAATAAGCACTACCGGTCTCTCCTATATACCCTACTTGTGCTATGTATGTTTTTTGACTTGAACCTGCATCCATTGCTGATTTAAAGTCGGTCGGATTGGTAATACCAAGCATAGCCGTGAACTTACCTGATGTGTATTGGGCTTTCAGACCTGTATTGAAAAACGGACCATAAGAAAAAGCATAAGACATGCTGTAATTTTTATTTCCGACAGCATCTAATACCTCATAACCTATATGTGTTCCGAAACTACCCGCTACAAACTTAAATTTATCGGTAACCTGATAGGTGAAGAATAATTGTTTAATCAAAAATTTTGCATTTATGTCTTTATCTGTAGTTTCGTTATAGGAGAACTCTCCTGCTCTTTTTCCAAAGCCCAGATCAACAAAGACAGCCCCTTTTCCAAAGCTATGTCCTGCCTGAACAGAAGCCATTCCTAATTCGAATGAATCCTGAGAATTGGTAAAACTCGTCAATCCGTTCATTTGTTTTGAAAAATCATATTTATAATAAGCATCTGCCGATCCTCCCCAAGTGGTCGCCGGTGAAGTCGCAGCTTCCTTTTCATCTTGAGCAAAAGCAAAAGAACTGGTTAACATCACGGCTAAAATGTGTACTACTTTTTTCATGTTTTAATTGGTTTTGGTTATTAATTGATTTTGGTTAGTTAATCTTTTATATAGGCAATTGAATACTATAAGTCACTTTTAAAACCTCTTATTCCCTCTAAAACCTCTTCATTTTCAGTAGCGAATTTATTAACTTTTGCATGAGTAAAAGAATTCAAATCTACTTTTTTGACGTTTTTAAGCAAGAATTACGGATTACAAAAATTAACCTCTGCATAATCGTTATTTGATATTATTAGCTGTTCATTTTTAAAAAATACATAACACACAAATAACAACAAACCACACAAAAGAATAGGTTCACATAAAAAATAAAATAAAAAAAAATACAAAAACATCAAAAACCAATGCAATAAAAAAACACACCCCCATAAAAAATACCACCTAATTCAAAACAACAAAAAATACAACAAAAACCACTCACCACTAAAGAGGTAAAAAAAATCGATATCAAAAAAAGAAAAAATTCCTACAAATTTAAATCCTGAAAAACAAAAATTCAACGGTTAACGCTCATTGCCAAAAACAACAAAGCCCATTCTAATTTGAACGGGCTTTACAAAAAAAGCAAACCATAACAACTCCATAAAAAGTATGTTTCCGGTCAAATAAAAGTAAATATGAAAATACTTTTTGGGTAATGAGAGACTGCACAAAGTTTATCAAACAAAAAAAATGCTCTCTTAAACCATTTACGTTTCGCTCCGCTGGAACTTTTCTACTATCGGAAAATTACATTTGCAACAAACCTTTTGCTTTGCTGGAGCAGTTTCGAAAAAAAAACTAGAATAGTTACTTCCGAAAAAATCTAATTAAAAAAAACAGGACTGACTCATTTTTGAGACAGCCCTGTTTTTTTTAAAGTATCTAAAATTTGATCTATGCTAAAATTTTCTCAATTGCATTTATTTCGTCTTCCGCGAAATCAAGATTTTGCAAACATTCGATATTATTATTCAATTGCTTTACAGAGCTTGCTCCGATCAAAACTGAAGTAATTCGTTTGTCCTTTTGGAGCCATGACAAAGCCATTTGAGCCAAAGACTGATTTCTGTTTCGGGCAATTTCGTTCAACTGAACTAATTTCTGGATGCGTTCCTGTGTCACCTCATCTTCTTTCAAATGTCCGTTTGGATTATGTGCCCTTGAATTCTCAGGGATTCCGTTTAGATATTTATCCGTCAGAAGTCCCTGTGCCAAAGGAGAAAAAGCAATACAACCTACTCCCTTTTCTTCGAGAACATCTAATAAGCCGTTTTCTACCCAACGCTCCAGCATAGAATACTTGGCCTGGTGGATCAAACATGGCGTCCCCAATTGCTTCAAAACATCTACAGCCACTCTGGTTTGTTCTGCCGAATAGTTACTTATTCCCACATACAAAGCTTTTCCACTTCTCACAGCATAATCTAAAGCCATCATCGTTTCCTCAATTGGAGTCTCAGGATCTGGACGATGTGAATAAAAAATATCCACATAATCTACCTTCATTCTTTTTAAGCTCTGATCCAGACTTGACAGTAAATACTTACGAGAACCCCAATCTCCATAAGGGCCATCCCACATGGTATAACCAGCTTTGGTCGAGATAATGATTTCATCTCTTAAATTTCCCTGAAAGTTATGCCAGAGTATTTTTCCAAAATTAGTTTCTGCAGATCCGGGAACCGGCCCATAATTATTGGCCAGATCATAATGTGTAATTCCTTTATCAAAAGCTTCAACGGCAATACATTCCGCAGTATCAAAATTATCTACCGATCCGAAGTTATGCCACAATCCTAAAGAAATCTGAGGCAGTAACAATCCGCTTTTTCCACATCTGTTATATTTCATTGTTGTAATTATAAGTTTTATAGCATTTAAAGGTAGAAACAAACCCTATTATTTTAAAAGCAAATAGTGCTTTATTTTTGTAAATTTGTTTAAACAATAAATTTATGGAAAATAACTGGCAAAACTTAATTTCAATCGATCCGGACATTCGGTTTGGTAAACCTGTGATTGCAGGAACCCGAATTTGCGTCTCAGACATTCTTTCCTGGCTATCTACAGCTATGACTTTCGAAGAAATTATAGCTGATTTTCCCGAACTAAAAAAAGAGCATATTTTAGCGGCTTTAGCCTTTGCTGCAAACAGGGAAAATATAACCAAAATAATCGCAGCCTAATGAAATTACTTTTGGATGCAAATATCTCATGGAGGGTAATTAAGAGCATTGAAAATGAATTTTCAAATTGTTTGCATTGCAAAGATATTCGAATAAACCAGCCTGCAAAAGATATTGAGATTTGGAATTTCGCCAAACAAAACAATTTCACCATACTTACTCACGATGATGATTTTGAAAAACTATTGCTTTTAAAGGGAGCGCCGCCAAAAGTAATAATTCTAAAGACTTTCAACAAAAATACGAACCAAATTGCTGAGCTTTTAATCTCAAAAAGGGAAGCTATTATTTCTTTTATTTCAAATGATGACTTACTGATCTTAGAGATTTATTAATTGTGTTGCTTCAAGACCGGTTTTATGAACAAGTAAAATTTTGTTATCAAGACATGAATACTTGGCTTTTTTGATTACAAATCAAATTTTATAACTGTTTCATTCCGTACTAAAACAAGAAGCAGGCAAATTCACTTTATTAAACAGATCAGATTGAATTGTATTTCCCCAGGCAAAACGAACCTTAACCGGATTTTTAACTTTTTTACTGCTTACTACGACCTGATCGTTTCTAATTAAAGCTTCGGCCGTATAGAAAATACCATCTGCTCCTGCAATTTCAAACTGGTTGGACAGCTTATTTTTAAAATACAAACCATCGGCATAGTCAAAAGAAAGAGTTATTACCTCTTTATCGATTTTAAAACTCTTAAAAAGAGGTCCATTGACCAGCCCAACAGTAATTTTATAAGTATTTTCCAAAGCCAGATTGGCTAAACGGACTCCTACTGTCTTTTTATCTTTGGGATGAATTTCTTTTACATCTGAAATATCACTGGTTACAGTCATTCCGGTATTCGAAACCTCTTTGAGTAATTTTCTTTGTGAATTTCTTATGATGGCATTATGAAAATTATTACTTCCTGTTTTAAAAGGGGCAATTTGTACATAATAAAACGGAAAATCATCGTTCCAGACTTTCCTCCATGAAGCAATTAAAGCCGATAATGTTTTGTCATATACTAAAGAACCAACATTCGATTCTCCCTGATACCAAATTGTTCCGGCAATCTTGTATCCAACAAAAGGATAGATCATCGCATTGTACGCACGTCCCGGCTGTCGGGGTCCATACTCCTGCTCATTTAATTTTCTTGCATTTTCTAACAAAACAGGATCCTTCTGAACGACTTCTTCGGGTATCCAGACTTCTGCGGGAGTACCTCCCCAGTTAGAAGATATTAACCCAATTGGAACATTCTTTAGTTCTTCTCTTAAGCGTTTGGCAAAAAAATAACCAACAGCACTAAAGTATTTCATGGTTTCGGAAGTCGATTCTGTCCAGTTACCAAGCAGATTGTTCTGTTGTGTTGTAGCTGTTAATTTCGGAACGTTAAAAAATCGAATATTAGGATTTGCTGCATTTTTAGTTTCTTCCTCCCCATTGTCTATCCCCCAGCTTGATGACATTTCCATATTCGATTGCCCCGAACAGACCCAAACTTCGCCAATCAAAATATTTTTAAGAATAATTTCGTTGTACCCTTTGATAGAAATTACATAAGGACCACCGGCTTCGGGTGTTTTTATTTTCAGCTCCCATTGCGCCAGATTGTTTGCTTTAACTTTATACTCGATGTTGCTCCAGTCAACCACTAATCTGATTTCTTCCTGTGGATTGGCCCAACCCCAAATCTTAACTTCAGCATTGCGCTGTAAAACCATATTATCACCAAAAATATTGGGTAGAGAGACATTTGCCATCATAAAACCGGGAATAATCAACAGAAAGAGAACAAACTTAAACATATTATTTTTCATCGTATCGCTTTTTTAAGAGAACCTGCTTAGTCTGACTATAGCCATCTTAATTTTTAAGTACCTATTGCATTTTAACAATTTCACCTGTTTTAGTCCGGTGATATTGTAAAAAAACGCTCTACACTTTCCATAAAAAACATCGTTCTTAAAGATATTAATTTTTAAAAGGATAAAAAAACAACATAAAAAAAACTCCGGATACATTACATATCCGGAGCTTCTCGCTTTATAACTAATATATTTAAAACTCTTAGATCACTGTGCCTTTTAGTGTAAGGACTTTTGGAGTGCTTTCGGCACTTGTGGTTACTGTAACTGTTTTAGTAAAACCACCTTTATTGGCAGCATTATAAGTCGCAGTAACTTTTGCTGATTTTCCAGGCAAAATAGGTTCTTTGGTATAATCTGTTGCTGTACAACCGCAAGACCCCACTACATTTGTAATGACAACAGCAGTTTTACCGGTATTTTTAAATTCGTAAACAATTGCTTTTGGAGTTCCCTGAGGAATTTCTCCTACATCTATAGTTTCAGCTTTC
It includes:
- a CDS encoding N-acetylmuramoyl-L-alanine amidase; amino-acid sequence: MAKKLFFYLILAIIITSCSTNPYKNTEKVYDQQLKTLEGQITSKEAQPIPVVPRIVIDTTYAQQLGIIKDTLSKTGSTSLLNGIQTEWIGTVNFNLRKPSFIIIHHTAQDSLQQTINTFTKTRTQVSAHYIISENGKVVQMLNDYLRAWHAGASTWGKNTDLNSSSIGIELDNNGFKPFTEAQISSLVALLTKLKKDYNIPTQNILGHSDIAPGRKQDPSALFPWKTLAEKGFGIWSDEILEEAPFDFKIEQALRIIGYNTKNLSAAIMAFKLHYIQTDVTPTLDRKTIDTIYSIYKKQLQ
- a CDS encoding outer membrane beta-barrel protein; the encoded protein is MKKVVHILAVMLTSSFAFAQDEKEAATSPATTWGGSADAYYKYDFSKQMNGLTSFTNSQDSFELGMASVQAGHSFGKGAVFVDLGFGKRAGEFSYNETTDKDINAKFLIKQLFFTYQVTDKFKFVAGSFGTHIGYEVLDAVGNKNYSMSYAFSYGPFFNTGLKAQYTSGKFTAMLGITNPTDFKSAMDAGSSQKTYIAQVGYIGETGSAYLNFTSGSTNPVSDENKTQIDFVASKTITDVFSLGFNATYAKTNNDIDSALDGDWFALVGYANYTFKPNLSLAYRMEYFDAKKAAASLGTLTGSNVFANTVSLNYKVGKLTIIPELRYDAASEDIFLDKDAAPTGGSFYGLIATTYSF
- the mgrA gene encoding L-glyceraldehyde 3-phosphate reductase; the encoded protein is MKYNRCGKSGLLLPQISLGLWHNFGSVDNFDTAECIAVEAFDKGITHYDLANNYGPVPGSAETNFGKILWHNFQGNLRDEIIISTKAGYTMWDGPYGDWGSRKYLLSSLDQSLKRMKVDYVDIFYSHRPDPETPIEETMMALDYAVRSGKALYVGISNYSAEQTRVAVDVLKQLGTPCLIHQAKYSMLERWVENGLLDVLEEKGVGCIAFSPLAQGLLTDKYLNGIPENSRAHNPNGHLKEDEVTQERIQKLVQLNEIARNRNQSLAQMALSWLQKDKRITSVLIGASSVKQLNNNIECLQNLDFAEDEINAIEKILA
- a CDS encoding DUF433 domain-containing protein, with the protein product MENNWQNLISIDPDIRFGKPVIAGTRICVSDILSWLSTAMTFEEIIADFPELKKEHILAALAFAANRENITKIIAA
- a CDS encoding DUF5615 family PIN-like protein translates to MKLLLDANISWRVIKSIENEFSNCLHCKDIRINQPAKDIEIWNFAKQNNFTILTHDDDFEKLLLLKGAPPKVIILKTFNKNTNQIAELLISKREAIISFISNDDLLILEIY
- a CDS encoding sialate O-acetylesterase — its product is MKNNMFKFVLFLLIIPGFMMANVSLPNIFGDNMVLQRNAEVKIWGWANPQEEIRLVVDWSNIEYKVKANNLAQWELKIKTPEAGGPYVISIKGYNEIILKNILIGEVWVCSGQSNMEMSSSWGIDNGEEETKNAANPNIRFFNVPKLTATTQQNNLLGNWTESTSETMKYFSAVGYFFAKRLREELKNVPIGLISSNWGGTPAEVWIPEEVVQKDPVLLENARKLNEQEYGPRQPGRAYNAMIYPFVGYKIAGTIWYQGESNVGSLVYDKTLSALIASWRKVWNDDFPFYYVQIAPFKTGSNNFHNAIIRNSQRKLLKEVSNTGMTVTSDISDVKEIHPKDKKTVGVRLANLALENTYKITVGLVNGPLFKSFKIDKEVITLSFDYADGLYFKNKLSNQFEIAGADGIFYTAEALIRNDQVVVSSKKVKNPVKVRFAWGNTIQSDLFNKVNLPASCFSTE
- a CDS encoding DUF1573 domain-containing protein; protein product: MKMIKISMLALALGLMSFSAIAPLKSLNSETKVAAAAASTVVWKAETIDVGEIPQGTPKAIVYEFKNTGKTAVVITNVVGSCGCTATDYTKEPILPGKSAKVTATYNAANKGGFTKTVTVTTSAESTPKVLTLKGTVI